One stretch of Dehalococcoidia bacterium DNA includes these proteins:
- a CDS encoding nucleotidyltransferase family protein encodes MKSDIAALILAAGKSTRMGTTKSLLMWHGDFLVNYQINSLIKSGCKEIYLVIGHNGERIRSKVSNSKVKIINNPDYDSGKSSSIIKGIKSLDIGIENLIIVGVDQPRPIWFYKKIIKFHNKYSSVISSPINNKKRGHPLIFRKSFFNEILKISNYKNGLKDLFRRNDDLVKTFEINSEWTHLDLNDKESFERSLKLNLEDE; translated from the coding sequence ATGAAATCCGATATTGCAGCCTTGATTCTTGCTGCAGGCAAATCAACAAGAATGGGCACAACTAAATCTCTACTTATGTGGCACGGAGACTTCTTAGTAAATTATCAAATTAATTCACTGATAAAGTCTGGATGTAAAGAAATTTATTTAGTTATTGGTCATAATGGAGAAAGAATTCGATCTAAGGTTTCGAATTCTAAAGTTAAAATAATAAATAATCCAGATTATGATTCGGGGAAATCTTCATCAATTATAAAAGGTATTAAGTCCTTAGATATAGGTATAGAAAATCTAATTATAGTTGGAGTAGATCAACCTAGACCAATTTGGTTCTATAAAAAAATAATTAAGTTTCATAATAAATATTCATCAGTTATTTCTTCACCTATAAATAATAAAAAAAGAGGGCATCCCTTAATTTTCAGAAAAAGTTTTTTTAATGAAATCTTAAAAATTTCAAATTATAAAAATGGCTTAAAAGACTTATTTAGAAGAAATGATGATTTAGTAAAAACTTTTGAAATAAATTCTGAGTGGACTCACCTTGATCTCAATGATAAAGAGTCATTTGAAAGAAGCCTTAAATTAAATCTTGAAGATGAATAA
- a CDS encoding glucose 1-dehydrogenase: MSSSILKDKVAIVTGGNGGIGLGISEGFAEEGAKVIIAARNEEKNKAAIEKIKKISQNSETFNLDVNDQNSINKLMQFTIEKFGKIDVLVNNAGISRRSDEPHLLPKNDWDDVIDTNLNSIHHMTSAVFPHLKKNKSGKIINIGSMMSIFGNANSAAYAASKGGVVQYTKSCAIAWAKYNIQINTILPGWIVTDMTNEFKKVNPKRYATIAGRTPAERWGLPEDMAGTAIFLSSKFSDFVNGVSIPVDGGYSVM, encoded by the coding sequence ATGAGTAGTTCTATTTTAAAGGATAAAGTTGCGATTGTTACAGGTGGTAATGGAGGGATTGGTTTAGGTATTTCAGAAGGATTTGCTGAAGAAGGTGCAAAAGTTATTATTGCTGCAAGAAATGAAGAAAAAAATAAAGCAGCAATTGAAAAAATAAAAAAAATAAGTCAAAACAGCGAAACTTTTAATTTAGATGTGAATGACCAAAATTCTATAAATAAACTCATGCAATTTACAATAGAAAAGTTTGGGAAAATAGATGTACTGGTAAACAATGCTGGTATAAGTAGAAGAAGTGATGAGCCTCATCTATTACCTAAAAATGATTGGGACGATGTTATTGATACCAACTTAAATTCAATTCATCATATGACTTCTGCTGTTTTCCCACACTTAAAGAAAAATAAATCAGGAAAAATCATAAATATAGGTTCAATGATGTCTATTTTTGGGAATGCAAATTCTGCAGCTTATGCAGCAAGTAAAGGTGGAGTAGTGCAATATACAAAAAGCTGTGCAATTGCTTGGGCTAAATATAATATTCAAATCAACACTATACTTCCTGGTTGGATCGTGACAGATATGACAAATGAATTCAAAAAAGTAAATCCAAAAAGATACGCTACGATTGCAGGGAGAACGCCAGCCGAAAGATGGGGATTACCTGAAGATATGGCAGGAACTGCTATTTTTCTTTCAAGTAAATTTTCAGATTTTGTAAATGGAGTATCTATTCCTGTAGATGGTGGTTATAGTGTAATGTAA
- the thiD gene encoding bifunctional hydroxymethylpyrimidine kinase/phosphomethylpyrimidine kinase — translation MKPDAKPLPICMTIAGSDSGGGAGIQADLKTFGSLDCYGVSAVTSVTAQNTVGVSDIHIIPNTVLKNQINSIIKDIGFDAVKTGMLPEESTVIDIANLLGESSNLRLVIDPVIVATSGDVLISLKAIKALKQKLFPLATIITPNLSEAEELTEMKIKTKEDIYKACKILKNYGPKSVVIKGGHFFKSDVSEDVFYDGNKFESFSVKRIDTTSTHGTGCTFSAAITAFLARGEDLKDSVKLSKEYVTKAINKAYKIGKGNGPLNHFF, via the coding sequence ATGAAACCAGATGCAAAACCACTTCCTATTTGTATGACCATTGCAGGTTCTGATTCTGGAGGTGGAGCAGGTATTCAAGCTGACCTAAAAACCTTTGGATCATTAGATTGTTATGGAGTTTCTGCAGTTACTTCTGTAACAGCTCAAAATACTGTAGGCGTCAGTGACATTCATATAATTCCTAACACTGTTTTGAAGAATCAAATAAATTCAATCATAAAAGATATAGGATTTGATGCAGTTAAGACAGGGATGCTTCCTGAAGAGTCTACAGTAATTGATATTGCAAATTTGTTAGGTGAATCGTCTAATCTTCGATTAGTTATTGATCCGGTAATAGTTGCTACATCAGGGGATGTCCTGATTTCCTTAAAGGCTATAAAAGCATTAAAGCAAAAACTATTTCCATTAGCTACTATTATCACTCCAAATTTATCAGAAGCTGAAGAGTTGACTGAAATGAAAATAAAAACTAAAGAAGATATTTATAAAGCGTGTAAAATCTTAAAAAATTATGGCCCAAAATCTGTAGTTATCAAGGGAGGACATTTTTTTAAATCAGATGTGTCTGAAGATGTATTTTATGATGGAAATAAATTTGAATCATTCAGTGTAAAAAGAATAGATACAACTTCAACTCATGGAACTGGTTGTACTTTTTCAGCAGCAATAACAGCATTTCTTGCTAGGGGAGAAGATCTAAAAGATTCAGTAAAATTATCAAAAGAATATGTTACTAAAGCTATTAATAAAGCATATAAAATAGGCAAGGGGAATGGCCCATTAAATCATTTTTTTTAA
- a CDS encoding SMP-30/gluconolactonase/LRE family protein — MSWIFKNVIPNIGTITEGPCWNGKELLFSNISHNRVLSYNPSNNKVYEFISDTGGANGLNYNKDQELFACEGSRRNISKYNIDGSKEIIADSLDGKKLNAPNDLAINSKGSIYFSDRVEDINPEMGIGFSAIISADKNSDGTYTTNRRTFDTSMPNGLLFNEEQNILYVAQSDYRADRERELRSYSVESDGSLSNMKVLHDFGPHRGIDGMTLASSNSNENYIVAATGWELSGPSGSIVVFDQDGKIVERHLAPCERPTNCTFINNKIYVTSIEGHLLEAETELSGILLWP; from the coding sequence ATGTCTTGGATTTTCAAAAATGTTATACCAAATATTGGGACTATTACTGAAGGGCCTTGCTGGAACGGTAAAGAACTTCTTTTCTCAAATATTTCTCACAATAGAGTTCTTTCATACAATCCAAGTAACAACAAAGTTTATGAATTTATATCTGATACTGGAGGAGCAAATGGACTAAATTATAATAAAGATCAAGAGCTATTTGCATGTGAAGGATCAAGAAGAAATATTTCAAAATATAATATAGACGGTTCAAAAGAAATAATTGCTGATTCATTAGATGGTAAAAAACTAAATGCCCCAAATGATTTAGCTATAAATAGCAAAGGGTCCATTTACTTTTCAGATAGGGTTGAGGACATAAATCCAGAGATGGGAATAGGTTTTTCTGCAATAATTTCCGCAGATAAAAATTCGGATGGAACTTACACAACTAATAGAAGGACTTTTGATACTTCCATGCCGAATGGTTTATTATTCAATGAAGAGCAAAATATTTTATATGTAGCTCAATCAGATTATAGAGCAGACAGAGAAAGAGAACTAAGGTCATATTCAGTTGAATCTGATGGATCTCTAAGCAATATGAAAGTTTTACATGACTTTGGTCCTCACAGAGGAATAGATGGCATGACTTTAGCTTCTTCTAATAGCAATGAAAATTATATTGTCGCTGCTACTGGATGGGAGTTATCTGGACCAAGTGGGAGCATAGTTGTATTTGACCAAGATGGTAAAATTGTCGAACGCCATTTAGCTCCTTGCGAAAGGCCGACAAATTGCACATTTATAAATAATAAAATATATGTCACAAGTATCGAAGGGCATCTTTTAGAAGCAGAAACAGAATTATCTGGAATTTTACTTTGGCCTTAA
- a CDS encoding ABC transporter substrate-binding protein: MKKILLGIILGISFISCQNDKSVSIALDWYPNSNHSGIYSAIDEGFFEKENINLEVYTPSDPTAIISSVASGRDDLGLSYHPDILQAQSAGLDVISVLSISQHPLNSIMTLKEKNIQTPSDLKGKTIGYPGIPSNKAMLETVLNNEGLNIEDVDTIDVGFELVKALVSGSVDAIIGAYWTHESIVMELQGYDIEIMRLEEWGVPDYYELLLITNSTFLKEKNPELKKVVSSIKKGYEFSILNPEKSIDSLINIAGKEIVEEEVERAGIKLLIPMWQSEGVNFGYQDLSKWYDTYNWMNENKFLDKSLNIEDLVYTNFSN, encoded by the coding sequence ATGAAAAAAATATTACTAGGAATAATTTTAGGAATATCTTTTATAAGTTGTCAAAATGACAAATCTGTTTCCATAGCATTAGATTGGTATCCAAATTCTAATCACTCAGGAATATATTCAGCTATTGATGAAGGATTTTTCGAAAAAGAAAATATAAATTTAGAAGTTTATACTCCTTCTGATCCTACTGCAATAATATCATCAGTTGCAAGTGGTCGTGACGATCTTGGACTATCATATCATCCAGATATTTTACAAGCTCAGTCTGCGGGGCTAGATGTGATTTCAGTTTTAAGTATTTCCCAGCATCCATTAAATTCTATTATGACTCTCAAAGAAAAAAATATACAAACTCCTAGTGACTTAAAAGGTAAAACAATTGGTTATCCTGGAATTCCATCAAATAAAGCAATGTTGGAAACTGTACTAAATAACGAAGGCTTAAATATTGAAGATGTTGATACGATTGATGTCGGATTTGAACTAGTTAAGGCCTTAGTATCAGGTTCAGTTGATGCAATAATAGGAGCTTATTGGACCCATGAATCAATAGTTATGGAGCTTCAAGGTTACGATATAGAAATTATGAGATTAGAAGAATGGGGTGTCCCAGATTATTATGAACTACTGTTAATTACTAATTCAACATTTTTAAAGGAAAAAAATCCTGAATTGAAAAAAGTCGTAAGTTCAATTAAAAAAGGTTACGAATTCTCTATATTAAATCCTGAAAAATCAATTGATAGCTTAATCAACATAGCTGGAAAAGAAATTGTTGAAGAAGAGGTTGAGAGAGCAGGAATTAAGTTATTAATACCAATGTGGCAATCTGAAGGTGTTAATTTTGGATATCAAGATTTAAGTAAATGGTATGATACGTATAATTGGATGAATGAAAATAAATTTTTGGATAAATCTCTTAATATTGAGGATTTAGTTTATACCAACTTTTCAAATTAA